One Gimesia aquarii DNA segment encodes these proteins:
- a CDS encoding ATP-binding protein produces the protein MKQNQLNNQSIQKQRPFQHLTTKLRKWPISNRLKIAFGLLVLVQVVSGLVTFYQISNINQDISRLVNVEEPLEESILEMEIKAGEIARAVLDYVRDRNPKDLSKLSISRNGFTKSHIQYQKLASTKQEKLLSQKIGTRYSNFNQMANSITNLVDQRDAALAQFVKQVKHINNLIESERLETNDDTPDGEIVRDDASHNMEKYLNIAFGSVEEYIVQQNHNLLFRIFDAEQKFKFFERKYLNSMSNHIEKQRIKDIGNEFEKASNQVMKITIEMDQLLASFEQNLDSMDELLHNQAHPLIYAKTVQATHDADSSIRSAKIVISLLAIIGTVFGLFSAWIISRGIVSPILELSESAELIAAGNVEHRIEVDSQDELGRLSKTFNHMVDDLVIAHQEAEQASHIKSAFLANMSHEIRTPMTAILGFAEIMRQRNEDPETIRHIDTIKKNGEYLLELINDILDVSKVEADKLEVEEIECSLIELIEDVKTLMEIRAIDKGLKLLVRIDGKVPRFILSDPIRLRQILINLLSNAIKFTKQGSVQLVIRTIEEDSESPCLQFDVIDTGIGMTEEQISRLFQPFAQADSSTTRKYGGTGLGLTICKRLTNILGGEIYINSEYGIGTTFTVTIKMRQISDKESFDDQIFKNEVKKALSKTGTTSDFEMNYNILLAEDGLDNQKLISFLLKKSGAKVTLAENGQIAVNLALEAIEKGNPFDVILMDMQMPELDGYAATKVLRSKGFEYPIIALTAHSTNGAKEECIAAGCNHYATKPINRAQFFTTIQKSIIEFREHVRTTH, from the coding sequence ATGAAACAGAATCAATTGAACAATCAATCCATTCAAAAGCAAAGACCTTTTCAACACCTCACAACAAAATTGAGAAAGTGGCCTATCTCAAATCGGCTTAAAATTGCCTTTGGATTACTGGTGTTAGTACAAGTTGTAAGTGGCTTAGTGACTTTCTATCAGATCTCAAATATAAACCAAGATATTTCACGGCTTGTGAATGTCGAAGAACCACTCGAAGAATCAATTCTTGAGATGGAAATCAAAGCAGGAGAAATCGCGCGAGCTGTTCTAGATTATGTGCGGGATCGGAACCCAAAGGACCTCAGTAAACTGAGTATTTCTAGAAATGGTTTTACGAAAAGTCATATCCAATACCAAAAGCTCGCATCAACGAAACAAGAAAAACTTTTGAGCCAAAAAATTGGCACAAGATACTCGAACTTTAACCAAATGGCGAATTCAATTACCAACTTGGTCGACCAAAGAGATGCTGCCTTAGCTCAATTTGTGAAGCAAGTAAAGCATATCAATAATCTCATTGAAAGTGAAAGACTGGAAACAAATGACGATACGCCTGATGGTGAAATTGTAAGAGACGATGCTTCTCACAATATGGAAAAATATCTCAATATTGCATTTGGCTCAGTTGAGGAATATATCGTTCAGCAAAATCACAATTTATTATTTCGTATTTTTGATGCAGAACAAAAATTCAAATTTTTTGAGCGAAAATATCTGAATTCGATGTCTAATCACATTGAGAAACAACGGATAAAAGACATAGGTAATGAGTTCGAAAAAGCAAGCAACCAAGTTATGAAAATCACAATAGAAATGGACCAGCTACTTGCTAGTTTCGAGCAGAATCTGGATTCAATGGATGAGTTGCTGCATAATCAAGCACATCCCCTGATTTATGCCAAAACAGTACAAGCAACCCACGATGCAGATTCTTCAATTCGATCAGCTAAAATAGTAATCAGCCTATTAGCCATCATTGGTACTGTTTTTGGTCTGTTTTCAGCTTGGATAATCTCTCGTGGAATTGTGTCTCCGATACTAGAGCTTTCAGAGAGCGCAGAACTTATCGCAGCTGGTAACGTTGAACATCGCATAGAGGTAGATTCTCAGGATGAACTCGGACGGTTGTCAAAAACATTTAACCATATGGTAGATGACCTTGTGATTGCTCACCAGGAGGCTGAACAAGCCAGCCACATCAAAAGCGCTTTTCTGGCTAACATGAGCCATGAGATTCGCACACCTATGACTGCAATCTTGGGTTTTGCAGAAATTATGCGACAAAGAAATGAAGACCCGGAAACAATTCGGCATATTGATACCATTAAAAAGAATGGTGAGTATCTACTTGAATTGATCAATGATATTCTAGACGTTTCAAAAGTTGAAGCAGATAAACTTGAAGTAGAGGAAATCGAATGTTCTCTTATAGAACTAATTGAAGATGTTAAAACCTTGATGGAAATTCGAGCAATCGACAAAGGACTCAAACTTCTCGTAAGAATCGATGGAAAAGTCCCAAGATTTATTCTTAGTGATCCTATTAGGCTTCGTCAAATTCTTATAAATCTGCTGAGTAACGCGATTAAATTTACTAAACAAGGAAGTGTTCAGCTTGTTATCAGAACCATTGAAGAAGATTCTGAAAGTCCGTGCTTGCAGTTTGATGTCATAGACACTGGAATCGGCATGACAGAAGAACAAATTTCTCGACTTTTTCAACCATTTGCTCAAGCAGATTCATCTACTACTCGTAAGTACGGGGGAACAGGTTTAGGCTTAACTATATGCAAACGCCTTACCAATATTTTGGGTGGGGAGATTTATATCAACAGTGAATACGGAATTGGAACAACATTTACTGTGACTATAAAAATGAGACAGATTTCTGATAAAGAATCTTTTGATGATCAGATTTTCAAAAACGAAGTCAAAAAGGCATTAAGCAAAACTGGCACTACATCTGACTTCGAGATGAACTACAACATATTATTGGCCGAGGATGGCTTGGATAATCAGAAATTAATTAGCTTTTTACTTAAGAAATCAGGAGCAAAAGTCACTTTAGCTGAGAATGGTCAAATCGCAGTCAATTTAGCATTAGAAGCAATAGAGAAAGGCAATCCTTTCGACGTAATATTAATGGATATGCAAATGCCGGAACTAGATGGGTATGCTGCCACAAAAGTACTTCGATCAAAAGGCTTTGAGTATCCGATTATCGCTTTAACGGCCCACTCAACGAACGGAGCAAAAGAAGAATGCATCGCAGCAGGATGCAATCATTATGCGACTAAGCCCATTAATCGCGCCCAATTCTTTACAACAATTCAGAAAAGTATCATAGAGTTTCGGGAACATGTAAGAACGACTCATTGA